The DNA sequence CTCATGATAAGTtctgaatatatatttgttgagtaAACAAATAGAAATCTTATATATAAACAAGACATTTAGTAAAAAAGTCTTTAATTTAGTGCACTTGAGGGTtccatatactttttaaaatgttctaaagaGTTACCTTTAAACCTaagcattttcaatttcttccttaattCCAAAGTTCAGTTTGTTACCTAAATCTTTATTTGAATTCTAAAACATCTTGAGTCTAAGCCCTTATTGCCGTTTTCATTGTTTATTGCCCTAACATAAATTCTCACCATGTTTATCTGCATATCGTAGTAATTTCCTTATTGGTTCATCCTTTCTTGTGTCTACTGTCTTCTCCTTCTctggaattatttttataaaatgcatatagCATAATGGGAATGTTTAGATTCTTTAACATACATACAGTAATAGACCTTTAAAATCTTGAACCTAACCTTTCAGTCTCATTAATTGATATTGTTTACCATGTAATCTCCATtatctatgaaataaaaatgaaatgaaaaataattagtcTGAGTTTTCTACCAGCCACAGCCTTTAAAGTCTTCACCACAATCAAAAAGATTTCAGTCATACAGAGGATACAATTATCGCTGATAACTCTGACACTAAACTAGGACCATTAAAAGTCTTAATGAACTGTAGTGCATCTCTGTATGAAGGGCTTAGTAAGTGGTAAAACCTCAGTAAATACTTATAATTGGTGAGGAatccaagaaaaggaaaatcaaggGCCCTTGGTGATTCTAATATTTAAGTCATTGACtaaagtttttatctttttttctcaatagggATGAACACATTGCTTTGTGCTCCCATTCAGACTCAGATGCAACAGAGAGAGGTATGAGTTCATGGAAGtgacttcatttatattttaaactctcttgaGAATCaaaatgtagtttaaaaaaacacaacaaatttAATGGTAATGACATGATTTAGGGTGACCTACCAAAACGGACCAGTATGGACTGGAAAATTTCCTATCCTTTAGTTAAGGAGAGTTTAATCACTCACTACCAATTAGACATTATGGCATGTATTAGTCATATTAGgatttctcaaactttagtgagCATATGAATCACCTGAGGacttcttttaaaatacagattcttatCCAGGATTTCTGAGCCTATATATCTAATCTGCTATGTGATACTGGTGTGCCAGACTAgtccatggaccacactttgatAAGCAAGGATTTAGTGTATGTCCTTACAAATAAAACCATTGCATTAAGGCTCAAAGACAACCTAACTCCCCAAAATAGAGTATAATATGAAGTAGCCATCATGCACTTATCCCTTTCCAAGTCTTTTTTATGTAAGTTGAAAATAACCTTCTAGTCTATACAGTAATTAGAATTTTCAGTATGGCTTCATTTGGTGTtcatagtcttttttatttttagtcattctagtgggtatgtaAGTAATTaacattgaatttttaatttgtctaAAAACACTAAAAAGTAATTTATTCACAGACTTTAGCAAATTTACTAATAACAAATTACTTCTACAAACCACACCACTGATTGAAACAAACTAATGTACCGTGAAACCATCATTGAAGATTGTTTATTTAAATACTACTCTCTATATAGTACATgtcttaaaatatctttaaaaaaaatatgccttGATCTGATctcttattttttgctttcattataGTTTTCAATTATAGAGCATAGCCATGAAAGGAAACATGGACATGACCAGACAATCATCTTTTCAGATGAAAATCAGATGGACCTAACAGCAAGTCATACTGTGATGATTACCAAAGGCCTTTTAGATTGTACCAAAAGTGAAAAGTCCGTCAAAATAGATACTAAATCATTTCTGGCTAACTTAAAGCTCCACACTGAAGAttcaagaatgaaaaaagaattaaatttttcCATGGATCAAAATActtctccagaaaagaaaataaattttaatgatttcataaaaagattaaaaatggaaaaatccaatGCTTCTCCTGAAGAGCTGGATAAAGAAAATTGTGAAATACCAGTTCATTCTGAAGAATTAAATAATGCTCCTGCTATACATCAGATGCATGTATCTCTTAATGCAGATGAGAATAACGGTAATATGACTAGAATCTTCAGagaacaagatgatgagatgaatttCACCCAGTGTCATACAGCCAATATTCAGACTTTGATTCCCACATCCTGTGAGTCCAGCTTTAGAGAATTTAAAGGTGGTGATACTATAATCTGTGGCAATGACTTTATGGACTTGACCATTAACCACACTAGTCAGATTTTACCCTCAGCAGATAATTCACCTGGATtagaaaatcaaactcagaatatCGTGATGGATATTACAAGAGATTCTGTGACTGAAGtttcaggaaagaagaaaatcttcaaCAATAAACCAAATGCTGCATTTCAAGACTCTGTTTTAAATCCCaaagacaaaatatactttaccAGAAGTCATATTATAGGGACAGAAACACACACAGTCACAGAGACTTCTGACCAGGATGGCAAAACATTGCCCATGATCCCAGATTCTATTTGTGCCAGTCCAACTGCTCAAGATTGTAGGACAATTTTCTATCCTGATTGTCATGATGCCATGGAACTGACCAATTGTCTCTCAAGtatgaaagaggagaaaaattttctaaaacaataCAATAATTCTTCTAAAATATATCCCAATCCAGATGATATCACTTCTCTCATAGAGAAAACTACTTATTCAGGAGAGGATAGCATGGACATTACCAAGAGTCACACAGTTGCCATAGATCATCAAATTTTTAAACACGATCAGATAGATGTAAAAATAGCAGCTTCACCAATAGCTGaaaaagaaatggtgctgcaaaaccACATAactgtgtcagaggatgggaaaatGGATGTAAATTATAGCTCAATTATTCATGTATCTAAGGAAAGACTGCAGCAGAGCCTGacaaattctttttctatttcatcgAGTGATAAAAAGACTGAACTTTTCGCAGATGAAGATATGGATTTGACCAAAAGTCACATGAGTAACTTAGGAAGTCATCCtcctctttcagcttctagtCTTGTACCTGAGAATACCAGTAAATCTCACTTTCACAGTAAAGGCCCTTCAGGTGTATGGGAAGAAATTACCAAAAGTCACATTGAGCCATCCCCACGACAAAAGGTGGTATCTAAAAACATCCTAGgaaaaccaaaaataacatctacTACTGATGCAGAGAGTATTTTCTTTCCAGAAGATAGTAAAAGTGACCATCCAGCAGCAAAAGACAGCCAGCTAACACTACAGAGGGGATGGTCTAATAGGGGTCCTATAGAGAAAGCTGTAGCATATATAACTCCTGATAACATGGAAGTATCCCAATTGACcaattggaaaaatgaaaaaaatggtatGGATATCACCCAGAGTTGTActgtagaaataaataacaaaagtgTCCTAGAAGATAGAGAGGACTCCCATTTGATGCCTTTGGCAGAAACTTCTAAAACAGTTTTGTATACCTCTGGGCAAGATGACATGGAAATCACTAGGAGTCACACAGTTGCTTTAGAATGTAAAACTGTCTTACCAGATGAAGTAACTACTAAGTCTGTGGATAAAACTGTAATGTTTGTAGATAATCACAATGATCTAGAAGTTACCAAGTCCCATACTGTTTTCATTGATTGTCAAGTCATGGAGAAAGTACTTGAAAAGGACCCTGAATTTGGaatagcaaaaggaaaaaacttgggtgtttctttttctgtggatGGTGGCTCTGCTAAAGAAGTCACTAAAAAACAAGCAATGACCATAGAAAACAAAATTGTTCTTCACACTGAGCAACAGCATCATATGATACCTTTTGTTCCTACTAACACATTGTCTAGGGATCAAGATGAGATGGAAATCAGTAAATTCCATAGTACTGCTATGGATGAAGAGGTCATGGAGAAAGTTGTGGATCAGTCCTATAtgttagaaaaagcaaaaatcgaaAGCTGTCAGTTAAATTGTACCGGTAGAAGAAATGAGGATTTTGCAAGCAGTCATGCAACTGATATTTGCGGATCCAATAATAAATATTCCTGTTTACCAAATGTAATTTCCTGTTTTGATAATTTGGAGGGGAATATCATGTCCTTATATgataaagataaggaaaaaacCAGTAATTACCCAAAGCAAAATGATCTTGCTTCTGCAAATGATTTAGCCAGTGTATACTACTTGAAACCTGAGGGACGGCCTATGTCTGCTCCTTGTCCTTTGTTAGAGAAAGCAGAAAACATTCAAACCAATACCAAAGGGCAGTTAGAGTATGTCATAACACTTCTCAAAGATCAAGATAATCTGATTAAAGAACCCCAAAATCCATTAGCTAATCAAACTTTAGTATATAGTCAAGACATGGGGGAGATGACTAAACTTAATTTAAAGAGAGTATCTTCTAAGCTTCCAGAAGGTCCAGTGGAGGCCTCTGGAAATAATGGAGAATACAGTTTAAAGAAGACCTTTCTTGATGATTTTGTTGCTTCTCAGCCTCATCTCTCGATTGAACTAcctcaaaaagaacaaaatattgtCAATAAAGATGAAACAATATTGTCTAAAGCTGGAAataggaatttaaatatttttgtaggaAATTCTTCTATACCCACATATGAAAATGAGTCAAAAATGCTTAATAAACAGATTACTGTAGCCTCTaaaaaagaactgaaggaaactaTGCAAATATCTCGATGTGGTACAGTTGGAGATAGCTACAGTAACTTAGACTTAACTAAGCAAGCCAATCAGGTTCATCCTGGAGAACCAACAGATCCTGTGATTGCTTCTAATGCTCCAGTTTTAAGTAGTATGAAACCAAATCTGAATAATTTGAATGGAAAAACTAAAGATTTTTTAGGTTTTCAAATTGTTCATATACCATCTCTTCCAAAACACCTACTTAAAGCAAATAAGGCACATGATGATATGAGTGTAGTCCAAGccacagaaataaataatatcaatatGGAGTCCAATAGTGTTAAAGACAATAGagatgatgaagaaagaaagtcTCATAATGGAGGTGAAACCAATTCCATTCCATTAATGACAGTCataagagataaaaacaaagcgaGGAGATGTTCTTTGGGAATCTTTTTGCCCAGATTGCCAAACAAGAGAAATTGCAGTGTAACTGGTATAGATGACCAGGAGCAGATTTCAACAGACACAACTGATTTAAATTACTTAGAAACTCAACCAGTTTGCAGCAAGGATTCAGGTGTTGGATTTGTTGCTGCTAAGCTAGATTTAAGTCCATCTCAGTATATAAATGAGGAAAATCTTCCCATATATCCTGGTGAGATTAATTCCTCAGACTCTATTAGCATAGAAACTGATGGACCAGCTCTGACTGAAACATCCCAAAGAGAGATTTCCCAGTCTGAAAATAAGGTGGAAGACACCTGCAGTAGCCAAAAAAGAACTTGGGTACAAGAAGATGATGATattcagaatgagaaaaaaatcaggaaaaacgAGACGCGGCTTAGTGCACAAGATCAGCAGGTGAGCTCTGTTTGAAACAAGGAAGGTTCTTAATTTTATTCTGGGGTAAACAAATTATTTCCAATTAAAGGATTAGAGAAATGTTCCCATATAGAACCTTCAGGAATTAATTGACTAAATAGCTATTCTTAAAAACTATTTGaatagagcaactagaagtaaaaacctaaaattgtgaaattgtaacccaaatcaaaatctgaaatctgttctacaactaagtgttgtgatgtattttgaaatttattcccttttttttgtatatatgtaatttttcacaaaaaaagaaataaaaagagaaggaggagtgtaacagagaaaccaggatttaacaaatgagtatgactgctgaatcattatattgatatttcttttggtctccagtgtcttggagaagctagaattaaaaaacgaaaaatcatggaactgtaacccatacgaaactttaaaatctgttctgtaactacttgttaaacatACTTGGAAACTGTCggttttttttggatgctgtatggcaggggtcacatttcattctttttccatgtgagtatcccgttattacagcaccatttggcaaatttttgtttgtttggttttttctttgtttgcttgcttgtttgtttttggggagtacatggaccagaaatcgaacccaggtctcctgcacggcaggcgagaattttaccactgaagtaCCTGTGCACCCTCCATACttggatatttattgcttttttgtatatatgttatatttcacaataaaaaaagtttaaaaaggggGGGAgtaaatatgtacatttaatcTCAGAGAATATCCTCAACATATtgttaaataaaagtaaacattACAGAATAATAAGGAAAGCTTGTttccctttaagaaaaaaaaccaacttGAAGTGACAGTCGTACAAAACTGAAAtggaaagaagtttaaaaattcaccaatgttaaaattatataatttactcTGTAATATATGTTACCTCTGGTGATTCTTAAGTGAATTTGCATTTGAGAATCTTCAGGCAgaataaatgtagtttgaaaaGTCATCTTCAGTATCATAAATATTTTGGGGAGAGTGGGTGGGACAAAAGCCTTTCTGTTACGCAAACTGTATAAAGAAAAGCCTGACTTAATTTTCTTGGCTAATGAGCATATGTAGAAGCTGAGGGTCCATCTTTGTGGTGGGTAGGAGAATGCCTAAAACAAGGCTAGTATCTCGAAGTGAGTAATATTTTGAACTTATCGACAGAggtcatagattttttttttaaagttgagaaACACTGACTTGGGTAACAAAACCTGTCACTCAAACCGAAGTTTTGTTAgtagaaaaatattagaaagtaTCAGGTTcatgaaaaacaaatggaaaacaaacgTTAAACTGTTAAGAAATCTAAATAAGCTTAGTAGATGATTTCAGTGGTTCATATAAGATGAGGTTCTGATGAAATGTTCACAGTGGTTTTATAAAGTGGAgtcattagaaaataatttattagtcTATGAAGCTTTAGAGAAAGTAGTAATagtaatataaattttttttttttaacatgggcaggcaccgggaattaaaccccggtcctctggcatggcaggcaagcattcttgcctgctgagccaccgtggcccacccataaaATTTAAATCTAACAGTACAGTCTCTGAAAATTAGTATTTCATtaatttgttcaataaatattcattgaatgtcTGTTGTGTCCCaggcactgtttttttttttttttttacatgggcaggcaccgggaaactaacccaggtcctctggcatggcaggggagcgttcttgcctgctgagccactgtggcctgccccagccACTGTTTTAGGTGCTGGGAATGCATCAGTGAAAATATGTAGTCAAAAGTCTGCTCTCATAGAGCTTACATTCTTGGATTTAGACCAAGAATATGTTGTCCTCAAAAACATGTAAgtacatagaattgccatagcccaaacaaccccagtgacaggtatggaaagatcaaaggtgatggtggaaatatatgtagaagataggacttaacaaatgaatatgaattctgaatcattaaattgatatatcttttagtctccaatattttagagcaactagaagtaaaaacttaaaattgtgaaattgtaacccatgtcaaagtctgaaatatgttctacaactaattgtggtgttgtgcttggaaatttattatatatgttattcacaaaaaaaaaaggcgattgtgatgataaaaaagtatttaagccctctagcctcctatactctgaagcagctagaatgaaaaatatgagaggattgtatggtaacccatgacaaactgtaggatctatcctataactactttttgaagaatgctttgaaaactattgcttttttatttctttgctttatatatatgttataatatacaataaaaaagttttaaaaaacaaaaacatgtaagTACATAGATAATGATGAGATTTAAAGCTGTGAAGTCAAAagtttaaaatgataaagattgAGGGGTGCGAGGGtaattcagtagtagaattcttgtctgccatgcaggagacccaggtttgatcaccggcccatgcgcttcccaaaaaacgaacaaataaaccaacaaaagcaaataaaaattcaacaaatggtgctgcaataatgcgatactcacatggaaaaagaatgaaatgtgaccccgctatacagcatacaaaaaaacaaaatggtaaagGCAAGACCATATCACTTACTTGGCTTCAGCTAAAGGAGACTTGATCAGCTGGGGAAAGAAGTACTAAAGCCTGGAAATAAATTTATTCTCTGCACTCTAGCCAGGGCCACCATTTGTAGCCAATATTCTACATAAATGGAACCCTGGTTTTGTGTATTATGGTGGCTGTGACCCTGGCGGCCAGTAGTTGAATAACTGGACAGGTCAAAATTTGGTAGTACATAAAATATGCCTATAACTTAGATACAGCTGAAAACCAATTAGCTTAATAAAATGCATAAAGttgtttctatgtatttttaaataaa is a window from the Tamandua tetradactyla isolate mTamTet1 chromosome 14, mTamTet1.pri, whole genome shotgun sequence genome containing:
- the KNL1 gene encoding outer kinetochore KNL1 complex subunit KNL1; translation: MDRMYSETNEKSDNIERPARRRHSSILKPPRSPLQDLRNGNETVQESNALRNKKSSRRVSFADTIKVFQTESHMKTVRKSDITDTGEENVLLMLDKNSEENSCEITGMNTLLCAPIQTQMQQREFSIIEHSHERKHGHDQTIIFSDENQMDLTASHTVMITKGLLDCTKSEKSVKIDTKSFLANLKLHTEDSRMKKELNFSMDQNTSPEKKINFNDFIKRLKMEKSNASPEELDKENCEIPVHSEELNNAPAIHQMHVSLNADENNGNMTRIFREQDDEMNFTQCHTANIQTLIPTSCESSFREFKGGDTIICGNDFMDLTINHTSQILPSADNSPGLENQTQNIVMDITRDSVTEVSGKKKIFNNKPNAAFQDSVLNPKDKIYFTRSHIIGTETHTVTETSDQDGKTLPMIPDSICASPTAQDCRTIFYPDCHDAMELTNCLSSMKEEKNFLKQYNNSSKIYPNPDDITSLIEKTTYSGEDSMDITKSHTVAIDHQIFKHDQIDVKIAASPIAEKEMVLQNHITVSEDGKMDVNYSSIIHVSKERLQQSLTNSFSISSSDKKTELFADEDMDLTKSHMSNLGSHPPLSASSLVPENTSKSHFHSKGPSGVWEEITKSHIEPSPRQKVVSKNILGKPKITSTTDAESIFFPEDSKSDHPAAKDSQLTLQRGWSNRGPIEKAVAYITPDNMEVSQLTNWKNEKNGMDITQSCTVEINNKSVLEDREDSHLMPLAETSKTVLYTSGQDDMEITRSHTVALECKTVLPDEVTTKSVDKTVMFVDNHNDLEVTKSHTVFIDCQVMEKVLEKDPEFGIAKGKNLGVSFSVDGGSAKEVTKKQAMTIENKIVLHTEQQHHMIPFVPTNTLSRDQDEMEISKFHSTAMDEEVMEKVVDQSYMLEKAKIESCQLNCTGRRNEDFASSHATDICGSNNKYSCLPNVISCFDNLEGNIMSLYDKDKEKTSNYPKQNDLASANDLASVYYLKPEGRPMSAPCPLLEKAENIQTNTKGQLEYVITLLKDQDNLIKEPQNPLANQTLVYSQDMGEMTKLNLKRVSSKLPEGPVEASGNNGEYSLKKTFLDDFVASQPHLSIELPQKEQNIVNKDETILSKAGNRNLNIFVGNSSIPTYENESKMLNKQITVASKKELKETMQISRCGTVGDSYSNLDLTKQANQVHPGEPTDPVIASNAPVLSSMKPNLNNLNGKTKDFLGFQIVHIPSLPKHLLKANKAHDDMSVVQATEINNINMESNSVKDNRDDEERKSHNGGETNSIPLMTVIRDKNKARRCSLGIFLPRLPNKRNCSVTGIDDQEQISTDTTDLNYLETQPVCSKDSGVGFVAAKLDLSPSQYINEENLPIYPGEINSSDSISIETDGPALTETSQREISQSENKVEDTCSSQKRTWVQEDDDIQNEKKIRKNETRLSAQDQQLFDHQTEGDIGKNANSELMKSLSRSPSSCSSSLDSIKADGTSLDFSTHRNSQMESQFLRDTICEESLREKLKVGRITVREFFILLQVHILIQKPRQSSLPAKFAVNTPPNPEGVMLSQYVYRPKIQIYKEDCEALRHKIEELKLSAVNQDKLLTDVNRNLWEKMRHCSDEELKAFGIYLNKIKSHFTKMTKVFTHQGKVALYSKLVKSAQSEREKLQIRMDELNSILKKIKNCLTEMEIETKNLEDKEKSNPMEEWDSEMRAAEKELEQLKTEEEKLQRTLLELEVQKEQTLAQIACVQKQTNRTEELLDQLSLSEWDVIEWSDDQAIFTFLYDTIEVTITFGEPVVGLPFLNKAVRKIVDLNFQSLLDEDKAPPSSLLVHKLIFQYVEEQEYWKKKCTTQHQIPKMLQEISVVVSHCRLLGEEIEFLKRWGPNYNLMNLDINNTELRLLFSSSAAFAKFEITFSLSAHYLSVPLPFAIQNHLGNISQGEIANILSNVPRENSYLKNIVKKIHRDLLQDCCFHH